From Plasmodium brasilianum strain Bolivian I chromosome 3, whole genome shotgun sequence, the proteins below share one genomic window:
- a CDS encoding hypothetical protein (conserved Plasmodium protein): MKNPSEGPKYENEREIILLGFLNVENVYGSNWSSKKNEIKKDIEYKAVKLNQAFKDPTIFHEKFEFLSSEDYKYVKNNYIYSAILIFNPSLNNCKKSSNEKEAKSSITKGEANEVKKNKCIINDGKKSKDEKVIHITWPQGTITTTAATAAATAAATAAATTATTAATTAATTAATTTATTAATTAATTAATTATAATTATTAAVIAAAPDEGKHTEEQQAADKQIKSISEKKKEGIGVLVVTCKKMEKVKMKHILIKMLKKEIKVETIVLKYKDNNSSNVTINSNDENNTTKSKLTEIKYFDQQDVVPSNANINKHFDVKRNNFFNMTAYIYGSSNLLANTSLVQREYRDDEWAEKLRRTKKEKDGLNKYSRDNNIDTKRENTVIKSFTSLFKK; the protein is encoded by the exons ATGAAAAATCCAAGTGAAGGTCCAAAGTACGAAAATGAACGAGAAATAATACTATTAGGTTTTTTAAATGTTGAAAATGTATATGGCTCAAATTGGagtagtaaaaaaaatgaaataaaaaaagatatagaaTATAAAGCAGTGAAACTAAACCAAGCTTTTAAAGATCCCACAATATTTCATGAGAAATTTGAATTTCTTTCTTCAGAAGAttacaaatatgtaaaaaataattatatatatagcgctattcttatatttaatcCTAGTTtgaataattgtaaaaagaGTTCAAACGAAAAGGAAGCGAAGAGTAGTATTACCAAGGGAGAAGCAAatgaagtgaaaaaaaacaaatgcaTAATTAATGATGGGAAAAAAAGCAAAGACGAGAAGGTGATACACATAACGTGGCCGCAGGGTACGATCACTACTACTGCTGCTACTGCTGCTGCTACTGCTGCTGCTACTGCTgctgctactactgctactactgctgctactactgctgctactactgctgctactactactgctactactgctgctactactgctgctactactgctgctactactgctactgctgctactactgctactactgctgCTGTCATTGCGGCCGCCCCTGATGAGGGGAAGCACACGGAAGAGCAACAAGCTGCagacaaacaaataaaaagtatatcggaaaaaaaaaaagaaggcaTAGGCGTTTTAGTTGTAACGTGTaagaaaatggaaaaagtaaaaatgaagCATATCCTAATTAAgatgttaaaaaaagaaataaaagtagaaacaattgttttaaaatataaagacaATAACAGTTCGAACGTTACAATAAATagtaatgatgaaaataatacaacTAAAAGTAAATTAACAGAAATAAAGTACTTCGATCAGCAGGACGTAGTGCCATCTAATGCTAACATTAACAAGCACTTCGAtgtgaaaagaaataatttttttaacatgacagcctatatatatg GGTCATCTAACCTTCTAGCAAATACGAGCTTAGTTCAAAGGGAATATAGGGATGACGAATGGGCAGAGAAGTTGCGCAGgacgaaaaaagaaaaagacggattaaataaatattcacgTGATAACAACATTGATACAAAGAGGGAAAATACAGTAATAAAGTCTTTTACAtccttatttaaaaaatga
- a CDS encoding transcription initiation factor IIE subunit alpha, which produces MNKSKEIFYDKEKKFFLYLMVYVSRFFMNDEEIVIFDLFVNNECLYLEKDLINNINMNEQKIRSILTKFLKDKFIIQVQKNKNNEKGSSYQTYYCLNNYIVYVIDYRIKQMESELQKKKSESDIYICNFCNATYSQLDAQTLPLDAYDAHFLCFCNNKIDLIEKDDSSNEHMYNKYTKYLNILKEHIEKLKNYSIPLYTEKFSRKNLNSSNSFVTDNSSDESATNNSSELSLTNNSSLISQSRPMRCQKEIKQINEEKHDKMNVQMYIVHCVIHPTYVDLKIIVKCLTHLGHMQIYQAKQIVENGKSKKEETYTDTCSSVIKTDKKIKICMNVQGKNNIKKLPNADFTKMVITPKNDEKEENAIDKNKEISKNKNDNIVEESKCEKNKDDKQQTDEPELPLFFIQKFNKKFTLINAQKLQQDMTQEEFEEFMDLQDEYLDKI; this is translated from the exons ATGAACAAGTCAAAGGAAATATTCTATGATAAGGAGAAGAAATTCTTCCTTTATTTGATGGTATACGTGAGCAGGTTTTTTATGAACGATGAGGAAATAGTAATATTCGATCTGTTTGTCAATAATGAATGtctatatttagaaaaagatttaattaataatattaatatgaacGAGCAGAAAATAAGAAGCATTTTaactaaatttttaaaggacaaatttattatccaagtacaaaaaaataaaaataatgaaaagggAAGCTCCTATCAGACTTATTATTGTCTGAAcaattatattgtatatgttATTGACTACAGAATAAAGCAAATGGAAAGTGAgctccaaaaaaaaaaaagcgagagcgatatatacatttgtaatttttgtaatGCTACATATTCACAACTGGATGCTCAGACACTTCCCCTGGATGCATACGACGCGCACTTCCTATGCTTCTGCAATAACAAAATAGATTTAATA gAAAAGGACGACAGCAGCAACGAGCacatgtataataaatacacgAAATACTTAAACATCTTAAAGGAGCATATAGAAAAGCTAAAGAACTATTCCATACCGTTGTATACAGAAAAATTTAGTAGAAAGAATTTGAATTCATCCAACTCGTTTGTAACAGATAATTCTTCAGACGAGTCGGCTACAAACAATTCTTCGGAGCTGTCCTTGACCAATAACTCTTCCTTGATTTCTCAAAGTAGGCCAATGAGATGTCAGAAAGagattaaacaaataaacgaGGAAAAGCACGATAAGATGAATGTGCAAATGTACATAGTGCATTGTGTTATACACCCGACGTACGTGGACTTAAAGATTATTGTTAAATGTTTAACGCATCTAGGCCATAtgcaaatat ATCAAGCAAAACAAATTGTCGAAAATGGTAAGagcaaaaaagaagaaacgTACACAGACACATGCAGCAGTGTCATAAAAAcagacaaaaaaataaaaatttgcatGAATGTGCAaggtaaaaataacataaaaaaattgccaAATGCggattttacaaaaatggtAATTACTCCAAAGaatgatgaaaaagaagaaaatgcaATTGATAAGAATAAAGagataagtaaaaataaaaatgataatattgtTGAGGAATctaaatgtgaaaaaaataaagatgatAAACAACAAACGGATGAACCGGAGTtaccccttttttttatacaaaaatttaataaaaaatttacccTAATCA acgCCCAAAAACTACAACAAGACATGACGCAAGAAGAATTTGAAGAATTTATGGATTTGCAAGACGAATACTTAGATAAAATATGA